The DNA window tgaggtaatttattaatttatgaggtaatttatttgattttgttcattattatcattaatttatttaacaactttataacatttcatttgatacaaattttgtatgaaatctaaaatcaaacattattattttagaagcacgttcataaaagcacttttaaatcgtcatcaattaaatgtgaaattaccaccggttcggacaaactcaaactcaaactcaaaattcttttattcaacatagaagcatcacacttattgatagtcaaattaaacactaccaccggttcggaaaaaggaacaccctgacctgagaagaaccggcgtaagaaactcagGACAGTAGGTTTTAAAGAGATGAACCtttgagtatttattaaataaatcagtatAATTCGAAATAATTCACTTAAAAAGAAATTATGCTATTCGAGATTAATTTGACCACCTTTTGATTCTTTCAAAAAATACTATGTTAGTAAGTTAACTAAACTGAAATACTAATGGTGGTACCTGTggtatattttcaatacaaaatgataatattaaagacGAGATAtcggttttatttaaacgacTTAGAAAATacgaggaggttatcaattcatttgtattcaagtatttttttgtatgtccGCGTAGTGACTTTCTATAGTTAAAAGTGTGATGGCCCAGAGTTCAAGAAATACCGAGTATTTATGTCTTATTTTTGCGGTATACGAGGCATTATTACGTTTAATCCACGTAGGGATCAGCATCTtaagtatgattttttttagtttattcacattagaaaaagttttatttagttttgtaagataataaattacttacgGTGTgatgattttcatatttcatatttggAATTACTATCATGAGACGTAAAATTGCATATGGCgaccaacaaataaaaaacgaagCAGTCACCGCAGCTGTAAATCAGAAACTTGCTTAAAACTCCTtcgtagataattttaaataatatctatatatctatattatctaaatttttttattattagctttttctgtttttgttatttttattttatttatctgttctTCGTAAATCCGCtcgtttcaaatataattttgatatttttggaTACGTATGCAGATAGCACATGTTATTACAATAGGTTCAGTGGTTGTTGATAAGGTAACAAACGAACATGCAGAGTTACATTCGcacttttaatattactttgataatattcaaattttaaattatatattttttaagtcataaTTTGAAGACTAACCCAACATTTTGACGGCTTTGTCTCTATTTTTCTTTCCGGAGACTGGGTTAGGTCTGGACTTCGATTTGGTAGACTTCAGCTTTAGCGCCATCATCAGATAGAGAACGGATATCACTGTCATTGGTAGTACGAAGAAAACTAACAACTCCGCAGCCACTAGATAAGCTTTATCTTTATCGGAAACAgtgaaaaaacaataaacattttgttttctttcaacaaaataaacaaagagtACACTCGGGAAAGAGAAAAAACACGAAACCATCCAGATAACAGTGACTATCCTCAAGACGCGCGAGCTTAAGACGAGTCTTTGTCGTAGAAACGGTTTCGAGATGACCAGATAACGCTCGATCGTTATCGCTGTTATTGTCAGAACACTGCAATTACTTCCCATATCCCATAGAAGGAAATGTATTCGACATCCTTCCTTTCCCAATGGATAAAAATCTGGTAcccaaattatgtatatttcaacGGGGACAAAGACGGTTATCGTGAGATCTGTAATCGCAAGGTTGAGGAGGTAGAAGTTGGTTGGAGTTCTCATACTCTTATCGCGAGCAATCACCGCACATATGCAAACATTTCCTAACAAACTAATCACCATCGTGGTTGCGAGGAAAACgctaagtaaaattttaattaaatctttttctTCATAAGTAATTTTTTCGTCATAGAACGACAGGCCAATTCCGTACGACGAATAAGTATTGTTTCCATCTATACTGTTATTGGGTATCATTTTttgtgtctttttttatttctgaacaGACGTCCAGCAAACGGAACAGCGCGAGGGTGACACTATTTACGCTTACTAGCTTTTCGTGAAAACAGTTAACTCTACAGGGTGGGCCAAAATCATTTTCATATAACAAcatacattcataataaaaattaaatttgtaacaaatatatacttataattttaattacaactgATAATAGTGttaagaaatacattaaattgaaatgtattGTCTAAGTCTAAGTCTTTAATGTAGatgtaaaaaatagtaataagtgCCTCGTTGGACTAGAACATAACTTAAGATAAGAGTCCGGGGTTCAAATCCCGGccaaataatagttatttggtTCTACCATCAAGAAATTCAGTAACAGTCTGAAGTCGTAGGGGCTGTTTGGATTGGACTGAGAATTTAGCTGATAGTGCACCGTTTTTGCATACAcatttgtgcattataatatctCCTGTGCAGTTGGATTGGTTAACGCTGTTAAGATTGGCCGCTGTGGCTGAACTCTGTTAGAATAGTTTCATCAAAAAATACTATCGAAAAtttactgtattatttttttcataattaaataaagtttgagagccgatatggcccagtggttagaacgcgtgcattttaaccgatgatttcgggttccaacccGATGAattaccaatgaattttcatgtgcttaatttgtgtttataattcatctcgtgctcggcggtgaaggaaaacatcgtgaggaaacctgcatgtgtctaatttctgaaacgaaattctgccacatgtgtattccaccaacccgcattggagcagcgtggcgggatatgctccaaaccttctcctcaaagggagagcttagcccagcactgggaaatttacaggctgttaatgtaatgtatgtaaatgaagtttctgaaaaatattatgagaaCACCATGGATAAACGTAATTGGCTGTACCCAAACAAGCACTTAATTTGAAAGCAGCCATAGCGAGGCCGCAGCGCCTAATTGAAATTGCAATGTAGGGTACGGTTCTCAGTATTGTATGAGGCCACGAGGCCGACGatgcaaagaaaaatattttaacaaggaGGATTAGGATAaaggaaatataatttactcctaatattttattttctaacaaACTAATAGTCTTCTAACTCCATATAaacctttaataaatacaaaatgaaaacgtttatcttacaataaatatttatcacaaatCATTCACTGTTTATCTAATACAAAGCGTGTTCGCTGTCAGATAAAGAACTAAGCAAGTGAAAAACATTACTAAATGAGCAAATACCCATCCCTAATATTTGGTATTCTTCaactagttttttaaatttaatcctgACTAATTTTGGTTTGTGACGAGTCGTTAAGTTCTTCGTAGCCCCATTCCTTGTGAGAGCCGTCGCCTGTTCTTTTGACTCTTTTCATTATGACGTCACTCGACACGGTTTTTAGGTCGTATGCCCAGCCGATTATAGACATTGTGTCAATGAATAACTTCGATAAGTTTAACGAATATTCACCAAGTTCAGCGGTTTTGTAGTCCCATGGAAATGTGTGGTGGTAGTTATGGAAACCTTCTCCGAGTACTACTAATGACACAGATTTCGTTTCAACAGGGTTGATGTTCTTGTCGTAAGGCTTGCTGCCCCACTTGTGAGCCGCGGAGTTGACTAACCAAGTTACATTCAAAACGTAAACGTATCGGAAGATAGCACACACAAAGTATCCGTTCCATAACGATTCTCCCCAAAGCGTAGGAATGATTGAAGGTAAAATGAAACACGCCAACGGCATCAGGATCAGATAGTACCtagaatgatatattttttaattatatgctttttgaactgaaataatttactaacctaatttattatttatttcttgttaaaatattacgatgtaagtgaattgaaaaaataagaaagcaaatcatattttttttgcatttttgtGAGGACGAATAATTCtagattacattttatatttacattgttcCTATTTAACACTCTGTCTTTCGAATAATTGAAATATcggttttttatttctaaaggaTAATCTAATACTTCCCATTGAATACTGTCGATAAAATCTTAAGAGTTATTgattttgtaatacattttaaactctGATCAAAACTTGTCAAAGGAAATCAGAAATCTGAAAAAAATTGTCGACAGGATTTCTACTTAAGTAGAAGCCCTTTTCTATATCTTTTCTCAAATCcctctataaattaatatcctataagaatattgtatatttgtttctGCAACCGTCATAAACTACATAGGTATTTaggtttgatttattttgagcccagataaaaataaataacaagacaCAACAGCGGGATAGGCCCATAATTCTTTCTTAATACAGTGTTCAGCACCGCAATGAGTATAAAATACTAACTTTTTCTGGAACCGTAGAACAGGATCAGCCTTCAGATCACTCATGTCGATGGTGTGGCCTTTCTCTTTGATTTCCCTATGTTTCCTGACAAGCAGCCATCCAACATGCGAGAAGAAGAAACCACGTGTCGCATTATGTGGATCTGCGTCAGTTTCGGAGTATTTGTGGTGCATTCTGTGGTCTCTGGCCCAGTCCAGTACGGAGTCCtggtaaaaaaatttatattttaaatgaaatataatctgAATCTTTTTAGGGTTAAGTGacaagttttattacaaaatttctaaaagttttttaataattcaaatgaatatgTTTAGTCCGTGGTtcatggaaaaaaaaatctatttgtgCTCTTTcggcgtttttatttatataaataataaaactaaaataatctgtattttaaataaagccaAAATACCTATAAATAAGTTCTGTttggctatttattttattcatatctataaataataaatgaatatggtTGTGATTTTACTTACAACGTAAAAATGAACGTGAAAATGTGAAAATGTATTTCTTGGTAGAGAAAGTAATAGATTTTGGGCCGGAGAGTTGGTGGAACAGACCACGTTTTTTTCGAAGGGTGAGCTGCGAGGAGAAAAtagtaaaagaataattaaggCTTTTAGATAGATAACATCCTCCTACATCTAGATTAGAGCTACAGTACACTCGGCTTGGGATCATTCTAGCCACTGATAATAAGCTGGACATAGCCTATATTATGAAGAAAATTAAGAACATCATGATCTTTAGAATTTCCTGATTTCCAAATTTAAGGGGTTAATACTAGTCCCTTAAGTTTGGAGATCCTCTGATCTGAGGCGGCCCGTCTGGCTGAGGTATCTCTCATGGTGGATCGGATCGGCATGCCGGATTTGAGAGTCTCTGTCACAAAAACAGAGGCAATCTTATTCTATGGCTCAAGTCGAGGGTCCGATCCAGGGATATGTATCACCGTTTGTGGAACGATTGTTATGGTGCAGGCCATATGAGTCCTTACTGGGGGCCTAGAAGCTCATCAACGCAGCTGCTGCCGCGGCTGTTATCGTCATAGCGTCGCTTATACGCCTTCATATCACTCGTACCCATTTTGGTGGATACTCTTATCATTCAAAACAAGGATCTCAaacttaagtatatattattcatttaattttaattcaaacataTGTCACAAGtaggtacataaaataatacgcaTGAAATACTTAAAGTAATCGATATCCGATAGTATCataatctttgattatttattgggTTAATTTATGTTGTCAACAACTTTATTTATGACACGTTAGAGTCAAAgagtatcataatattattaaaattaatgattgataaataaatacaataatttctagataaaatttgacattgaaATTGACATTGGCCGGAAACATTCGGAGAGTTGTGACACGACCATGTATCACGCGTCGATTAATCACGACCGACGTGCTTTACATGAGATCGCATAAATGTGCAGAAATCAAATAGCTTATCTTATTCCTCATTAAATGTTTCAATTCCTGCAAAGGTGAATGACctatcattgtttattttatttattttttaatttctgaaattatatcgatcatcatataatatagcgtagtaataaatatgaattattttaaagccGTCAATGGGCTCAAACCATgagaattatataatgtatcctTTGTCTATGTTCAATCTACCCTATTCACTCTGTGCAAGACAAAGTATTGGTATTTATCATTGCAATAAATGATGAGAATGTGTTACTCACACTGGCATTCACAAATCAGTCTAACTCTATAAATAAAAGGGAACTTGCATTTGTTTTAACGTAATATGTACTAGTATTCAAGTaactacttataattataattttcattcttAGTAACTCTTGTGTTACGATAGGATGTATTCATTCAAGGATATGGATATGGttgctcgtgttttaggtcacgtgataaacagattaaaaattacggcttttaattttaatacaataaaccaATAATGTGCTTATTGATTCAAaatgagaaaaattaaatatatttctatatttacatattttaatttttatcaaatttcattatttagttTTCACCACCGAAAGTGCCTTATTTCCTTCGTATATTATCCGTACTGCGTGACATTGGCGTAATTATCTATGCCCTGTTGTACAACTCAAATCCATTatgctaaatatttaattgaattacacGATGACAACCTCTTAACCTTTTTTatcgttttgtatattttgtacaaactttttttgttttacttcacAATTAAtctgttttacttttatattgtattacagTTATCAAAAAGTGTCGGACATATCTTGTGGAAGGAATAGacttatagtctattccaactacAAGGGAACAAAAGTCATAAACGACATGTGACTCGAGACAAACTTTGTTCGCGAGCTGGAATATTCTATGATACTCGgtatggattttcgaaaaaatacattgtgaaCGTCGACGACGCTGTTATCGGAacattggaagtaaaattagaaTTGATATAAGATGTTAAGTGGAATAATCTTCTATTAAATAAccagatatattaatcaagaacggTTAGTAGCGCTCAATATAGCTGTGCCATTAGCTAGTCGCATGTAATACGTTAttctaatgtttgtttatcttcattcctATTGGCTATACCTGttataacttttgtttattattgttaaatgcaAATGCAatcttttttatgattatatagcTCCTCATCTTGTcttcgcacgggtagaataagggtctacataGGGCTTTATATTGAAGgaaaaatatacagaaaaattcttatttatttttttaggctAAGTCCCTTgccttaaaattacattatatattattttttattgttaaattacttCTAACTAATTTTACTTTGGCCATACCACAATATCTGTAAAACCCtgcttacaaaaaatatctgCAATTAATTTACGATAAGATTCCTAAAATACTTCATGGTATATTTTGAGTCCGGATCTGGGAGTCAACCCGTTACTAAGTTATGGAAACTGCTACAAAAACTAACTACAATTCAAGCTTTTTATTTAAGGcggaaatatttaatcaaatgatGAATGAAACACTGTTTAAGGTAAGTATAATAGTTTGAATTTTGACATCAGAATTACTTtcgtatatatttagataaaaacccgggtatatattttgtaacaaatttatCTTGATTATCGTGATTAAGGAGCACACAAGTAATACGCGCCGTATTTTAACGTTAGGCTCTAAAAAATGGCCTGAACAGAAACGAAATAGCTTGAACTatgcgtttaaaaaaaaatagtattatcaaattttaacaattcaatcacaaatttaaaataaattacagcgATATAATTTCTGTAATTCAAATATCGGCATGTTCcacgtttttaatttgataaatgtttaacatccatacaaactttcatccctcaTTTAACCTTTTtagataatgaatatattttattttaaactgaaaGTTTGAAAGACATAAATGCTGATTTTCGTGTATCTAACATGAAAAATTACTAACTTCCATCCTTTTACCCCCttaggagatgaattataaaaaatacttcctCCACGTTCCATAAGGAAATTCTGGGTAAAATTTCATCTTGTTAGAATTAAACGCCCCCCGCGTTGCCAGTCAGTAATTTTAAAGTgttattaagtacataatatttcattttatatttagtttatacaataatattaaatatatttcgcatGGGAATATACGAATTGCAAAAGATGCTTGTTAAGAATTACCTAATAAGCGTTGAGTCTGACTTTATTAATGCGATAAGTctctacgtagtataaaacaaaatctcttCCCGCCCTGTgtcgcttagatcttttaagctacgccacggattttaatgcggttatCATCAATAGAGTCATTCAAAAGAAAgtttaatacatgcatattttaGTAGAAAAAATCCgggaatttcaactttcctagccgaaaaaatgttgaatattactttttatgttgttcttcaatctaaaatttatatagaaacCTACAGATTATTGGATTCGTGTGAAGCTGGGATGGGtagctataacaacaaataattaacaataccgaaacgaaaaaaaatgacagacaaaactaaaaatggtaaaaaagaCAGATATTAGATTTTCATTATAAAGTAAGTTGTCCAAAcgagaaaatttaaaaacaaaagcacGAGGGAGATCTTGGTAGTATaccaatattgtaaaaaaaaactttgcagCAACAAAATATACTGCagctttttatttcatatattcaaatacaaatgtttttttcattgtaaataGCATTTTCGAACCCGTGCTATGccttttcattattttcaaagatGTTTAGATGAATTAACATCAATATAATCTACAAAACGTTTATGGTGGaagcttaaaaaaatgtatgtattgtaaCTTACCTGAAAAGCTATTGTGTTGAAAATAGTCAGTAGTATACGCAAGGGAAGTTTAGCTTTGTAAGACTTGTGTGCCCATAGTCTGTGCGCGCCCGCTGTGATACCAAGGCCGGAGCACAGGTAAAGTATCACCGCTGCAAGGAAGGCacataattagtaaataaattcgaaaatagATTGTTCTTCCAAatgatgtaatatatatatatgagtattCATTGTAAATTCAGTTTAatgctaatatattaaataataataaaggtacATAATTTGTAAAGTGGCATCGTAAACTcacattactttttatatctagatttcttaaatatagtttttgcgTGGAATAACAATAGGATTtgcgtatttaaaatatatttaatcaaatttaatgtaatattaatattaatgacacGGTTAAACTTCTAAAATGCaagaataattgtaaatataccaAACAGACGAGTAGTCCACATTGCTTTTGTTAGAAAGAGATAGGCGCCATAGACTCCTCCTATATGGAGAAAGACGAAAAGTATCACATTTCTCCAAACAATCTCCCATTTCCTCTTCTCAGCCGAAGGTGGGACGATCGGCGTGGTGGCGTCTTTGTTCAAATCCGACTCGAATAGAACCCATGATCCCGTCTGTTGCCCTTGAGGAGGCATtttgttctataaataaaacagtaactctttataaaaataaaaatcataatttattcgtACTTTCTTTAAAGTTACTGaacggaaattaaaaatatatatttattaaaatactgttgataatatttgaacatattataatatgaatataaaattaaactggcTGATGAATACTATTTGTACTGGCTtacaaataagattttttatatcaaataaaataattacaaaatcaaaaatatatcatttaaaaatatggaaatatgTTAATCAATGAATCACGtcattgcaattattattttaactatttagtttaacttttttacaaaataatttctataaaacaaaactgtCTCTTTCGTTtaacactattttaaaataaaacttatttggaTTTTagagaatttaatttactttttat is part of the Vanessa tameamea isolate UH-Manoa-2023 chromosome 10, ilVanTame1 primary haplotype, whole genome shotgun sequence genome and encodes:
- the LOC113403974 gene encoding neuromedin-U receptor 2-like encodes the protein MIPNNSIDGNNTYSSYGIGLSFYDEKITYEEKDLIKILLSVFLATTMVISLLGNVCICAVIARDKSMRTPTNFYLLNLAITDLTITVFVPVEIYIIWVPDFYPLGKEGCRIHFLLWDMGSNCSVLTITAITIERYLVISKPFLRQRLVLSSRVLRIVTVIWMVSCFFSFPSVLFVYFVERKQNVYCFFTVSDKDKAYLVAAELLVFFVLPMTVISVLYLMMALKLKSTKSKSRPNPVSGKKNRDKAVKMLAAVTASFFICWSPYAILRLMIVIPNMKYENHHTLWRVLIYLSSINSYLSTAVNPILYTLMSQKFGQAFKDLLKGRKISNQTGANGHLKAQRDGSKIRTTSI
- the LOC113404533 gene encoding acyl-CoA Delta-9 desaturase-like, whose protein sequence is MPPQGQQTGSWVLFESDLNKDATTPIVPPSAEKRKWEIVWRNVILFVFLHIGGVYGAYLFLTKAMWTTRLFAVILYLCSGLGITAGAHRLWAHKSYKAKLPLRILLTIFNTIAFQDSVLDWARDHRMHHKYSETDADPHNATRGFFFSHVGWLLVRKHREIKEKGHTIDMSDLKADPVLRFQKKYYLILMPLACFILPSIIPTLWGESLWNGYFVCAIFRYVYVLNVTWLVNSAAHKWGSKPYDKNINPVETKSVSLVVLGEGFHNYHHTFPWDYKTAELGEYSLNLSKLFIDTMSIIGWAYDLKTVSSDVIMKRVKRTGDGSHKEWGYEELNDSSQTKISQD